GGCCGTTCAGGCGATGCCCGTTCTCTTCCATCCGGACTTTAACCGTCGGCTCCGGCATCTCACCGGATCTGCTGACCCCGGCCTTGCGGTCGGGCGCTCGCGGGCTTTGCAGGACCAGCCTGCTTACCGCCGGTGGGGAGTTTCACCCCGCCCTGAGAACGTCATAGTACCGCTGATATATGGCGCAGTTGCCGCGCTGGCAACGTTTAAGCGCGCGGGATGGGGTTGCGCGCGTAGCACTCCATCATGTCCGCACCGACCGGAACCGCATCGGTCCGGACAAAATCCGGGGCGTCCGCCACCCGTTGCAGCCCCAGCCCGCCAATGGCCGGCACACCGTCGCCGCCGATGGCAAGGCCGGCCCGGAACCAGACCAGCCGGTCGATCAGGTCACGCTGCAGCAGGGCGGCGATGACCGCGCCACCGCCTTCGACCAGCAGCCTTGTGATCCCGCGCGCACCCAAGGCCTGCGCCAGCGCCGTAACGTCCAGCGGATTGTCTCCGTCGCCCGGCAGCTCGATCACCTCCAGCCCGAGATCGCGGTAGGCATCAAGCCGCGACGGATCGTTCCCCTCCCGCGTGCACAGCCAGGTCGGCACCTGGGATGCCGTCGCCACCAGCCGGCTGGTCAGGGGCAGCCGCAGCCTGCCATCCGCCACGATGCGGACCGGCGACCGGCCGGCGAGCCCCGGCAGGCGGCAGGTGAGTTCGGGATCATCGGACAGCGCTGTGTTGCTGCCGACCAGAATGGCATCATGGGTGGCGCGCAGCAGATGGGCGTGACGGCGGGCCTCCGGCCCGGTAATCCATTTGCTGTCGCCGCTGTGGGTCGCGATATTGCCGTCAAGCGAGCTGGCGAGCTTCACCGTCACCAGCGGCCGCCCCTGCTCCACCTTCAGGAAGAACCCCTCATTCAGCCGGCGGGCCTCATCCGCGCACAGGCCGACATCCACGGCAATACCGGCGTCGCGCAGGCGGGCAATGCCGCGCCCGGAAACCCTGGGATCGGAATCCTCAAGCGCCACAACCGCGCGGGCGATGCCTGCCGCGACCAGCGCATCGGCGCAGGGCGGGGTCTTGCCGTGATGGGAACAGGGCTCCAGCGTGACATAGGCCGTGGCCCCTTTTGCCAGCGGCCCGGCACGGCGCAGAGCCTCGGTCTCGGCATGCGGCCGGCCGCCTGGCTGGGTCCAGCCACGCCCGACGATTTGGCCATCAGAGGAGACAAGGACGCAGCCTACCGCCGGATTCGGTGCCACCTGTCCCAGACCGCGCTCGGCAAGGGACAGGGCGGCACGCATATGGACCAGATCGGTCAATCCTCGACCGGCTCCATATCCTGATCGATCTTGCCAACAAACTCCTCGAAGTCCTTGGCTTCACGGAAGTTTTTATACACAGAGGCATAGCGGACATAGGCCACGGGATCGAGGTTGCGCAGCGACTCCATCACCAGCAGGCCGATCTGCGCCGCCGGGATTTCGGTCTCGCCGGAGCTTTCCAGCCGCCGCACGATGGAGTTCACCACACGCTCCAGCCGCTCATTCTCCACCGGCCGCTTGCGCAGCGCGATCTGCAGCGACCGAGCCAGCTTGTCGCGATCGAAGGGCGCGCGCTTTCCGTTGCGCTTCACCACCACCAGATCACGCAGCTGCACCCGCTCGAATGTCGTGAAGCGCGACCCGCATTCCGGGCAGAAGCGCCGGCGCCGGATCGCGGAATTATCCTCGGTGGGCCGAGAATCCTTCACTTGCGTGTCGTCATTCCCGCAGAACGGACAGCGCATTGCCCCCTACTCCCCCTGTTTAACGGCCAGGTTCCGGACCCGGCTCGCCTCGCCTACCCCAAATTCGAATAGATCGGGAACCGCGCGCACAGCTCCTTCACGCGCCCACGTACTGCGTTCTCGACCGCCGTATTGTCTTCCCCGTTAGCGGCGAGCCCGTCCAGCACATCGCCGATCATCTCGCCGACCTGGCGGAACTCCGCCGTGCCGAAACCGCGCGTGGTCGCCGCCGGCGAGCCCAGGCGCACGCCCGAGGTCACCATCGGCTTTTCCGGATCGAACGGCACACCATTCTTGTTGCAGGTGATGCCAGCACGCTCCAACGCCTGTTCGGCGATGTTGCCGGTCAGCTTCTTCGGGCGCAGATCGACCAGCACCACATGGCTGTCGGTGCCGCCCGAGACGATGTCGAGGCCGCGCTCAACCAGCGTGGCGGACAGCACCTTGGCGTTCTCCACCACAGCGCGGGCGTAATCCTTGAATTCCGGCTTCAGCGCCTCACCGAAGGCCACCGCCTTGGCGGCGATGACATGCATCAGCGGACCGCCCTGCAGGCCGGGGAAAACCGCGGAATTGATCTTCTTGCCCAGGTCCTCGTCGTTCGAGAGGATCATGCCGCCGCGCGGGCCGCGCAGCGTCTTGTGCGTGGTGGTGGTCACCACATGGGCATGCGGCAGCGGATCGGCGTAAACGCCGCCTGCCACCAGTCCGGCGAAATGCGCCATATCCACCCAGAAGATCGCGCCGACCGAATCGGCGATTTCCCGGAAGCGCTTGAAATCGATGGTGCGCGGATAGGCCGAGCCGCCGGTGATGATGATCTTCGGCCTGTGCTCCTTGGCCATCTCCTCGACCACATCATAGTCGATCAAGCCATCCTGGCGGCGCACGCCATACTGCACGGCGTTGAACCACTTGCCGGACAGGTTGGGTGCCGCCCCATGCGTCAGATGGCCACCGGCCGCAAGCGACAGGCCCATGATGGTGTCGCCGGGCTTCGCCAGCGCCAGCATAACTGCCTGGTTGGCCTGCGCACCGGAATGCGGCTGCACATTGACGAATTTGCAGTTGAACAGCTTCTTCGCCCGCTCGATCGCCAGGGTCTCGGCGACATCGACGAACTCGCAGCCGCCGTAATAGCGCTTGCCCGGATAGCCTTCGGCATATTTGTTCGTCAGCACCGAGCCCTGTGCTTCCAGCACCGCGCGGGAGACGATGTTTTCAGAGGCGATCAGCTCGATCTGTTCCTGCTGGCGATGAAGCTCATCCTGGATGGCGGCCTTCAGCTCGGCATCGGCCTCGCCTAGCGAGGCCTCGAAAAACCGGTCATGACTCAGCGGGCGGGAAGCAATAGGCTTGGAAGAAGTCATCGAGGCGGCAACCTTGAATCAAAGGATCGGGAGTGAGGGCATAGCCGCCGGCAGGGCGGCTTGTCCAGCCTTGTAACCTATGGTTTCGCGAGCTTGGCAACCCGCCCTTCATGGCGGCCGCCGGCAAAGGGTGTTTCAAGGAATGCCTTCAGGCAACCCTTGGCCACTTCCTCGCCCACGATGCGCCCGCCAAGGACCAGAACATTCGCGTCATTATGCTCGCGCGACAGCCGGGCGGTGGTCACATCCTGGCACAGCGCCGCCCGGATTTCCCGGTGGCGATTGGCCGCAATGCTGATGCCGATACCGGTACCGCAGACCAGGATGCCACGTGAAGCCTTCCCCGCCTTGATCGCCTGCGCCAGCTTTTCAGCATAGTCAGGATAATCGACCGAGGCGGTATCGTCAGTCCCCAGGTCGAGCGGCGCATATCCCAGGGACTCCAGCTCAAGCTTCAGAACGCCTTTCAGCGCGAAGCCGGCATGGTCGGATGCAATCGCGATGGTCTCGGTCATGAATGTCTTTACAGGTCCGTGTCGAATTCGCGGCATACCCAAACCAAAGGATTGCCGCGCCTATATGCGATGGACACTACCATATGTCCGGCACCCCTGCCAGTCCACCACAAGGACTATTCAGGAATGGGCCATGCGCAGGCGCGGGAGGCATTATCGCGAAAAAATCACGCGGCCCCCTTGCCACAGGAGGCAACGCCTACAAATGACTAGGTGAAGAATATTGCCTGCAGAGTAATTGTTAACGTTTATTAACCAGATTCCTGACTGTGATTTTTATTCTTAAAGCACTGCATGCTCGCTTTGAGAAAATTTCAATTTGATTATTGCGCATCGCAATTGACATAGACTATATGGAACGTATAAATATCAAATTTTACAAAACTTAACGATGGATGTGGAGATGAACCCAGAGACCGCGCCAGAAAGCGTCACGGCAAACGAACTTCTGAAAATGACAAGCGAAGTCGTGGCTGCTTATCTGCGCAATAACCCTCTGCCCGCCGCGCAAGTGTCCGAGATCATCGGCACAGTATACAGTTCGTTGCGCGCCCTCAGCGACCGGAATGGCGAAATGCCGGCCGAGCCGTTAAAGCCGGCAGTGGCCATCCGGAAGTCCATCGGTGACGACTACATTATCTGCCTGGAAGACGGCAAGAAGCTGAAGATGCTGAAACGTCACCTGCGCACCAACTACAACATGACGCCGGACGAATACCGGGCGAAATGGAACCTGCCGGCTGACTATCCGATGGTGGCGCCGAGCTATGCCAAGCAGCGCTCCGCCTTCGCCAAGAAGATTGGTCTCGGCAAGAG
This sequence is a window from Oceanibaculum indicum P24. Protein-coding genes within it:
- the glyA gene encoding serine hydroxymethyltransferase codes for the protein MTSSKPIASRPLSHDRFFEASLGEADAELKAAIQDELHRQQEQIELIASENIVSRAVLEAQGSVLTNKYAEGYPGKRYYGGCEFVDVAETLAIERAKKLFNCKFVNVQPHSGAQANQAVMLALAKPGDTIMGLSLAAGGHLTHGAAPNLSGKWFNAVQYGVRRQDGLIDYDVVEEMAKEHRPKIIITGGSAYPRTIDFKRFREIADSVGAIFWVDMAHFAGLVAGGVYADPLPHAHVVTTTTHKTLRGPRGGMILSNDEDLGKKINSAVFPGLQGGPLMHVIAAKAVAFGEALKPEFKDYARAVVENAKVLSATLVERGLDIVSGGTDSHVVLVDLRPKKLTGNIAEQALERAGITCNKNGVPFDPEKPMVTSGVRLGSPAATTRGFGTAEFRQVGEMIGDVLDGLAANGEDNTAVENAVRGRVKELCARFPIYSNLG
- the rpiB gene encoding ribose 5-phosphate isomerase B, with amino-acid sequence MTETIAIASDHAGFALKGVLKLELESLGYAPLDLGTDDTASVDYPDYAEKLAQAIKAGKASRGILVCGTGIGISIAANRHREIRAALCQDVTTARLSREHNDANVLVLGGRIVGEEVAKGCLKAFLETPFAGGRHEGRVAKLAKP
- a CDS encoding MucR family transcriptional regulator produces the protein MNPETAPESVTANELLKMTSEVVAAYLRNNPLPAAQVSEIIGTVYSSLRALSDRNGEMPAEPLKPAVAIRKSIGDDYIICLEDGKKLKMLKRHLRTNYNMTPDEYRAKWNLPADYPMVAPSYAKQRSAFAKKIGLGKSGSRGRRASA
- the nrdR gene encoding transcriptional regulator NrdR; translation: MRCPFCGNDDTQVKDSRPTEDNSAIRRRRFCPECGSRFTTFERVQLRDLVVVKRNGKRAPFDRDKLARSLQIALRKRPVENERLERVVNSIVRRLESSGETEIPAAQIGLLVMESLRNLDPVAYVRYASVYKNFREAKDFEEFVGKIDQDMEPVED
- the ribD gene encoding bifunctional diaminohydroxyphosphoribosylaminopyrimidine deaminase/5-amino-6-(5-phosphoribosylamino)uracil reductase RibD, encoding MRAALSLAERGLGQVAPNPAVGCVLVSSDGQIVGRGWTQPGGRPHAETEALRRAGPLAKGATAYVTLEPCSHHGKTPPCADALVAAGIARAVVALEDSDPRVSGRGIARLRDAGIAVDVGLCADEARRLNEGFFLKVEQGRPLVTVKLASSLDGNIATHSGDSKWITGPEARRHAHLLRATHDAILVGSNTALSDDPELTCRLPGLAGRSPVRIVADGRLRLPLTSRLVATASQVPTWLCTREGNDPSRLDAYRDLGLEVIELPGDGDNPLDVTALAQALGARGITRLLVEGGGAVIAALLQRDLIDRLVWFRAGLAIGGDGVPAIGGLGLQRVADAPDFVRTDAVPVGADMMECYARNPIPRA